Within the Comamonadaceae bacterium OTU4NAUVB1 genome, the region TGCAGGAGGAGCCCGACGCGCGCGGCCGGATGGCCCCGCTGTCGAAGCAGCGCATCGACGAGCGCCTGGAGGAACTGCTGGGCGACCTGCGCGTGGAGCACCTGCGCAACTCGCCCGCCCTGGCGCTGTCGGGCGGCGAGCGCCGGCGCGTGGAGATCGCGCGCGCGCTGGCCACGCAGCCGCGCTTCATCCTGCTGGACGAGCCCTTCGCCGGCATCGACCCGATCGCGGTGATCGAGATCCAGCGCATCGTGAGCTTCCTGAAGGAGCGCGGCATCGGCGTGCTGATCACCGACCACAACGTGCGCGAGACGCTGGGCATCTGCGATCACGCGTTCATCATCAGCGACGGCCATGTGCTGGCGCAGGGCACGCCGTCGGAGATCGTGGACAACGCGGAGGTGCGCCGGGTCTACCTGGGCGAGCACTTCAAGATGTAGGGACGGTCGTGCGCCTCCGGGCACCGGCGCGCCGGCGGCGCCCGATCCGCGGCGCTTGCGGCGCGGAAGGCTTCGGCCGGTGCCTCGCCTTCCCTCGCTTCCCACCTTTCTCCCTTTCTCCAATTCCTCGGCTCCTTCCTCAACGCATCGGCATCGATTTGATTCTCTCGACTCTTCCGGCCGCCCCGACCCCACGCCCGTGAAACAAGGCCTTTCCCTTCGCGTCTCGCAGCATCTGGCGCTCACGCCCCAGCTGCAGCAGTCGATCCGGCTGCTGCAGCTGTCGACGCTCGAACTCAGCCAGGAGGTCGAGCAGATGCTCGACGAGAACCCGTTCCTCGAACGCACGATCGAGGAGGCCGCGCGCGAGGAATTCGGCGTCGACGCGGCCGATGCGCCCGCGCGGCGCGACGACGGCGATGGCGACGGCCCCGATGCCGCCGACGCGTTCCTCGACGGCGCCGCGGCCACGGCGTCCGTCTCGACCACCAGCGCCGTGACCGAAGGCGACGCACCGGGCGCCGACGCCACCGATTCCACCGCCGCCGATGCCCAGCCCGACTGGGAGGGCGACGGCACCGTCGAGATGGCGCCCGACGACAGCGAATGGGGCGGCGACGCGCCGGCGCGCAACACGTCCTCCAGCGACGACGGCGAGCGCGCCGATGCGGCCGAACTCGCGCGCAGCCAGGAATCGCTGGCGGCCTTCCTGCACCGCCAGGCCCTGAGCCTGCGCCTGGGCGAGAACGACCGCGCCGCGCTGGCCTTCCTGATCGAATCGCTCGACGACGACGGCTACCTGGAGGACTCGCTGCCCGCGCTGGCCTCGGGCCTGGCGGGCGACGACAACGACGAGTTCGACGGTCTGGTGCATCACTTCCAGGTCGCGCTGGGGCTGCTGCAGAGCCTGGAGCCGGTGGGCGTGGGGGCGCGCGACCTGGGCGAGTGCCTGACGATCCAGCTGCGCGCGCTGGAGCGGCCGGACGAGACCGAGGCGGTGGCGCAGGTCCGCCGCGTCGCCATCGCCGTGTGCCGCCAGCCGATGGAACTGCTCGCGCGGCGTGACTTCAAGCGCCTGGCCACGCTGGTGCGCAGCAACGAGGAGACGGTGCGCGCCGCGCTGCAGCTGGTGGCCACGCTGGAGCCCAAGCCGGGCCGGCGCTTCGTCGACGTCGAGCGCAACATCGTCGTGCCCGACGTGATCGTCACGCGCACCGGCCGGGGCACCAACGTCAAGTTCCGCGTCGCGCTCAACCCGGACGTCATGCCGCGCCTGCGCGTGCACGACATCTACGCCGGCGCGCTGCGCCAGCACAAGGGCGAAGGCAGCCAGGCGCTGTCGCAGCGGCTGCAGGAGGCGCGCTGGTTCATCAAGAACATCCAGCAGCGCTTCGACACCATCCTGCGCGTGTCCAACGCCATCGTCGAGCGCCAGAAGAGCTTCTTCATCCACGGCGAGCTGGCCATGCGCCCCCTGGTGCTGCGCGAGATCGCCGACGAACTGGGCCTGCACGAGTCCACCATCAGCCGCGTGACCACCGCCAAGTACATGGCCACGCCCTACGGCACGGTCGAGCTGAAGTACTTCTTCGGCTCGGCGCTGGGCACCGAGACCGGCGGCAACGCCTCCAGCACGGCGGTGCGCGCCCTCATCCGGCAGTTCGTCGGTTCCGAGGACATCGGCAAGCCGCTGTCGGACAGCCAGATCTCCGAGATGCTCAAGGAGCAGGGCATCGAGTGCGCACGACGCACCGTGGCCAAGTACCGCGAGGCGCTGCGCATCGCGCCGGCCAACCTGCGCAAGGCGCTCTGAGGACGACCCCCACCATGAACCAGTTGCGACTCTTCCTGCCCTGCGCCGCCGGCGTCGAGGATTTCCTGGCCCGGGAGGTGCACCACCTCACCGGCCTGGCCGGCGACGACCTGATGTCCTCGCGCGGCGGCGTCTTCGTGCGCGGCTCCTGGCGCGACGCCATGGAGCTCAACCTGCACAGCCGGCTCGCCCAGCGCGTGCTGGTGGAGCTGGCGCACGGCGACTACCGCAGCGAGAACGACCTCTACGCCATCGCCGGCGGCGTCGCCTGGGAGATCTGGTTCACGCCCAGGCAGACGTTCAAGATCGAGACCACGGCGCAGCACAGTCCCCTCACGAGCCTGAACTTCGCCACCCTGCGCATCAAGGACGCCATCGCCGACCGCTTCCGCGCCAAGGCCGGCGGCGTGCGCCCGAGCATCGAGACGCAGTGGCCCGACTGCCGCGTCTTCGCCCACCTCACCACCGACACCTGCACGCTCTACATCGACACCTCCGGCGAGCCGCTGTTCAAGCGCGGCTGGCGCCAGGACAAGGGCGACGCGCCGCTCAAGGAGACGCTGGCCGCGGCGATGCTGGCGGCCAGCGGCTGGTGGGACCCGGAGACCGGCGCGGTGTCGGCCGCGCCCCTGTACGACCCGTGCTGCGGCAGCGGCACGATCGCCATCGAGGCGGCGCAGATCGCCCTCGGCCTGGCCGCGGGCGGACAGCGGCGCTTCGGCTTCGAGAAGCTGCTGCCGTTCCAGGCCCACGTCTGGGCGGCGCTGAAGGACGAGGCCGAGCGGTCCGCCGCCACGGCCGCCGCGTCGGCCGCCACGGTGCCGCCCGCCATCTTCGGCAGCGACGTCTCGCACCGCATGGTCGACTTCGCCCAGCGCAACGCCGAGCGCGCCGGGGTGGCCGCGTCGATCGATTTCCGGGGCGGCGACGCGCTGCAGCGCATGCCCCCGGCCGAGGGCGGCGTGATCATGCTCAACCCGCCCTACGGCGAGCGCATCGAGGTCGGCGGCGTGGCCGCGCGCGGTGCGCGCGGCGGCCCGGCCCGGATGCAGCGCGACGACGGCTTCGACGGCGAGGCGCCCGCGCCGCGCGCCGCCGGGCGCGAGCAGGCGCAGACCGAGGACGGCGGGGAGTTCTTCGCGCAGCTCGCGAGCCACTGGAAGAAGCACTACGCCGGCTGGACCGCCTGGATGCTCACGCCCGACCTGCAGTGCCCCAAGCGCATGCGCCTGAAGGAGTCGCGCCGCGTGCCGATGTGGAACGGGCCGATCGAGTGCCGTCTGTTCCGCTTCGACATGGTGGCGGGCTCGGCGCGGACGCCGCGTGGTCCGGACTGAGGCCGCCGCCGGTCGCGTGGGCGACGTCGTGGATGCCGGCGCGGCGGACGCGCCCGCCGCGCCCGTCGTCATCGACACCAACATCGCGCTCGACCTGCTGGTGTTCGACGATCCGTGCTGGGCGGGTCTGCGCGCCGCGCTGGCGGCGGGCGGGCTGCGCTGGATCGCCTCGCCGCCGATGCGCGTCGAACTCGCGCGCGTGCTGGGCTATCCGCTGATCGCGCGGCGACTCGCGCGCGACGCCCGTGCGCCGCAGGCCGTGCTGGCCGCCTTCGACGCCGCCGCGCACCTCGTCCACGCCGTGCCCGCGCGCGCGCCCTTCGTCTGCAAGGACACCGACGACCAGATGTTCATCGACCTCGCCGTCGCCCACCGCGCGCGGCTGCTGAGCAAGGACGGCGCGGTGCTGTCGATGCGCAAGCGGCTCGCGACCCTGGGCGTGGCAGTGGCGCCGGCCTTCGGCTGAGCGACGCAGCGCACGGGCGCGCGGGACCGGGACCGTCACCAGGCGTCTCGCCAGGTCCGCCGTGGCCGACCCCGGCGCCTGAACCGCGTCCAGCCACGCCTGGCGGCGCACCGCCTGAACCGCGTCCCGCCGGTCCGGCTCAGGCCTCGTCGCCGTGCCAGCGCGCCAGCAGCCGCGCGCAGGCGCGCACGCGCTGGGTGTCGCGGCCCCAGCGCCGTCCCTGGGGCAGGTGGCGCAACCAGCGCATGCGGCGCGCGGCGGCGGCGATGCGCGCGCGCACCGCGGCGTCGGCACCGGCGAGCGCGGCGTGCCAGTGGGCGCCGGCGGCCTGGGGCGTGGCGGCGCGCACCAGCATCGCCGTGGAGTGCAGGTAGCTCAGCCAGTCGCGCACCTGGCACTCGGCCAGGCCGAGCGTGGCGCGCGGGTCGTCCTCGAAGTCGATGTAGCCGATCACGCCGTCCGGGCACTGCACCAGGTTGCGGTCGAAGGCCTGGCTCAGGCAGGTGCCGCGCGCGTGGACGGCGGCGATGGCGTCGAGCCCGTCGCGCCACACCGTGAGCAGCGCGGCCGGGCCGGCGGCGGCGGCCTGGTCCAGGCGTTCCTGCAGGACCACCACCGTGGCGCGGCTCTCGCCCAGGTCCGACAGCAGCAGGCCGTCGTCCTGCTGCGCCAGCACGCGCGGCACGCGCAGGCCCAGGGCGCCGAGTTCGCGCAGGCGCCGCGCCTCGATGGCGATGGCGGCCTGGCCGCCGGGGTTGGGCACCGGGCGCAGGACGTCCAGCCGCAGCGTCGCGGCGATGAAGCCCAGCACGCGGTAGCGCCAGGCGCCGTGGCGCGGTCCGGCCTTCTTCAGCCAGACCCGCTCGCCGTCGAAGCGATGGCTGGCCACGGCCAGGGGCTGCCGGGGCAGCGTCGCGCGCAGGAAGCCCGCGTAGTCGCCGGGTGCCTGGCTGGTGGCGGGCGGGAGTCCGGGCATGGCGCGATCCGGTGCGGCGGCGCGGGCGCGGCGTCGGAAGGGGTTCATGCGATGGCGGCGAGCCCGGTGGGCGGGGCGGCGGCGTAGGCGGCCGGATCGACGGCCTGGAAGCTGTGCGCGCTCGCCAGCGGCCAGTAGTTGCGGAACACCGTGTGCTGGTCGTCCAGCGGACCGAGCAGGGCACCGGGCTTCACCTGCATCACCAGGTTGCTCAGCAGCCGCACCTCCGTCGCCGAGATGCGCCGCACGATGTGGTGGGCGGTGATCTGCCGCGGGTGCGCGAGGCCGGCGGCCTGCACCAGTTCCTGCAGCGCGTGCAGCGTGGAGCGGTGGAAGTTGCGCACCCGCTCGGCCTTGTCGGGCACCACCAGCGCCTGCTGGCGCACCGGGTCCTGCGTGGTCACGCCGGTCGGGCAGAAGCCGGTGTGGCAGGTCTGCGCCTGGATGCAGCCCAGCGCCATCATGAAGCCGCGTCCGGCATTGCACCAGTCCGCGCCCAGCGCCATCACGCGCGCCAGGTCGAAGGCGGTGATCACCTTGCCGGCGCAGCCGATGGCGATGCGATCGCGCAGGTGGGTGCCCACGAGCGTGTTGTGCACCAGCAGCAGGCCCTCCTGCATCGGCACGCCGACGTGGTCGATGAACTCGACCGGCGCCGCGCCGGTGCCGCCCTCGGCGCCGTCGACGACGATGAAGTCGGGGGTGATGCCGGTCGCCTGCATCGCCTTGACCATGGCGAACCACTCCCAGGGGTGGCCCAGGCAGAACTTGAAGCCGGTGGGCTTGCCGCCGGAGAGCCGGCGCAGCCGCTCGATGAAATGCATCATCTCCACCGGCGTGGAGAAGGCGCTGTGGCCGGCCGGCGAGATGCAGTCCACGCCCTCGGGTACGCCGCGCGCCTGGGCGATCTCGGCGGTCACCTTCGGGCCGGGCAGCACGCCGCCGTGGCCCGGCTTGGCGCCCTGGCTGAGCTTGATCTCGATCATCTTCACCTGCGGATCGCGCGCGTTCTCCGCGAAGCGCGTCTCGCTGAAGCGGCCGTCGTCGTCGCGGCAGCCGAAGTAGCCCGAGCCGATCTCCCAGATCAGGTCGCCGCCGTGGACGCGGTGGTGGCGCGAGATCGAGCCCTCGCCCGTGTCGTGCGCGAAGCCGCCGAGCTTCGCGCCCTTGTTCAGCGCCAGCACGGCGTTGGCCGAGAGCGAGCCGAAGCTCATCGCCGAGATGTTGAACACGCTGGCCTCGTAGGGCCGGGTGCAGCCGGTGCCGGGCGCGGCGCCGGGCGCCGGCACGCCGCCGATGACGATGCGGAAGTCGTGGCCGTCCAGGCGGCTCGGCTGGACCGAATGGTTGATCCACTCGTAGCCGGTCTCGCCGACGTCGAGCTGGGTGCCGAAGGGCCGGTTGTCCGGCTCGCCCTTGGCGCGCTGGTAGACCAGCGAGCGCTGCGCGCGCGAGAACGGCGCCGCCTCGCGGTCGCTCTCGATGAAGTACTGGCGCAGTTCGGGGCGGACGTACTCCAGCAGGAAGCGCAGGTGGCCGACCACGGGGTAGTTGCGCAGGACGGCGTGGCGCGGCTGGCGCAGGTCGCGCAGGCCCAGCACGGTCAGCGCGCCGGCGACCGCCGCCAGCGCGGTCCAGCCGGGCGCCGGGAGCGAGGGCAGCGCCAGCGCGACGCCACCCAGGCCGGCCGCGAAGCCGGCCGCGCACAGCGCGAGGACGGTGTAGCGGACCGGAAAGGGTGAAAAAGTGGGTGCGGGAATGATCGGTCTCCGGGAGCCTGCTGCATCATAGAGGGCCGGTTTCGCCGGTCGCCCGCGCCGCGCCGCCCGGCGGCCGGCCGTCGCCCCGACTTCCTTCCATCCCCTGGCGCGTCCCGCGCCGACCCCGCCCGCCTTCGCCATGACCACGCCCGCTCCCGACCTGCCTTCCGACGCGCCCGACGAATCGCCTGCCCCCGGCGGCGCCGTGACCCCGACGACGTCGTCCGCCCTCACCGGCGACAAGCCGCTCGGCCCCGAGGATTTCGACCTCCTCGACGGCCTGCTCGACACCCTGCGCGAGCACGACGACGAAGTCCCCCAGTGGGAGTTCTGCGAGGGCTTCATGGCCGCGCTGATCTGCTCGCGCCGCCCGGTGCCGCCGGCCGAGTATTTCCCGATGATCTTCGGCGAGGACTTCGTCGCCGCGCGCAACATGGAGCTGGTGTGGCACTGGAAGCGCCGCTGGCAGGAGATCGAGACCGCGCTCGACGCCGCCGTGGAGGCGCTCGACGACGACCGCGCCTACCAGCCCGAGGTGCTCGACACGCGCGGCGCCATCGCCTCGCTGCCCGAGGCCGAGCGCGCCGAGGTCGCGGGCGAGGCCATCCCGTCGTTCGCGCAGGTGTGGGCCCTGGGCTTCATGTTCGCCGTCGAGAACTGGCCCGAGGACTGGGCCGCGCCGCGCGACAAGGAGGCCGCCGGCATGCTCGACGACGCGCTCGACGCCATCGTCGCGCTGACCGAGGACGACACCGGCAAGCCCGAGGTCTCGATGTTCAGCGAGGACGGCCCGCCCAGCGTCAGCCAGCGCCGGCTCGACGAATTCGGCAAGGCGATCTGGGCCGTCTACGACCTGCGCCAGCTCTGGAAGAGCATGGGCCCGCGCCAGGAGACGATCCGCAGGGAAGCCACGCCCGGGCGCAACGACCCCTGTCCCTGCGGCAGCGGCAAGAAGTTCAAGAAGTGCCACGGCGCCTGAGCGGCGCCTCCCATCCCATCCCCGAGGAGCGACGACCATGGCCGACAAGGTGCTGGTGTTCTACGGCTCGTACCGGCGCGACCGCCAGGGCATCCGCCTGGCCGACTACGTCGTCGCCGGCCTCAAGGCGCGCGGCGCCGAGGCCGAACTGATCGACGCGCGGGCCGTCGGCCTGCCGCTGCTCGACCGCATGTACAAGGAGTACCCGCCGGGCGAGGCCCCGGCGGCGATGGAGACGCTGGCCGGCAAGCTGCGCGCCGCCGACGCCTTCGTCTTCGTCACCGGCGAATACAACTGGGGCCCGCAGCCCGGCCTGAAGAACCTGACCGACCACTTCCTGGAGGAGTGGTTCTGGCGCCCGGCGGCCATCGCGAGCTACTCGGCCGGCCGCTTCTCCGGCGTGCGCGCGGGCGCGGCCTGGCACCCGATCCTCTCGGAGATGGGCATGGTGGTGGTCTCCAGCACCCTGGCCGTCGGCCCGATCGCGCAGACGCTCGACGAGCAGGCGAAGCCGCTGGGCAAGCCCGGCGAATCGCTCGACCGCGCCTTCGGCCGCTTCGCCGACGACCTCGCCTGGTGGACCGAGGCGGCGCGCGCGCAGCGCGCGCGCCGCGCCCCGCCGTACTGACGCGCGCCCCGCGCGAACGCCGGCCCCGGGTTCGCGCCATTGCCCATTCCTCATTGCCCATTGCCTGGAAGACCGGAGTCCCCGCCATGCTTCAGATGCGCCCGGGTTGCGAGTGCTGCGACCGCGACCTGCCCCCCGACACCGCGGACGCGCGGATCTGCACGTTCGAATGCACCTTCTGCAGCGACTGCGCCATGCGCCGCCTGGGCGGCACCTGCCCCAACTGCGGCGGCGAGCTGCTGGCGCGGCCGCGCCGCCCGGCGGGCCGGCTGGCGGCCGCGCCGGCCTCGACCGAGCGGGTGTTCAGGCCCGGGGGCTGCGCGGCGGCCTGAGGCCGGCCGGCCGCGGCCTCACGCCCGCGCTACCACCCGCTTCAGCGCCTCGAAACACACCGGGTCGATGGCCGTGCCGACGCTCTCGGCCATGATCTCCAGCGTGCCCGCCACGGGGATCGCGCCGCGGTAGGGGCGGTCGGCGGAGATGGCGTCGAAGATGTCGGCGGTGGTGATGATGCGGGTCTCCAGCGAGATCAGGTCGGCGCCGATGCCGCGCGGGTAGCCCTTGCCGTCGAGCCGCTCGTGGTGCGCCGCGGCGATGCGCGCCAGCTCCTCGAAGGCGCCGATGCGCGAGAGGATGGCCTCGGTGTGCTGCGCGTGCCGCTGCACCGACACCCATTCCTCCTGGTCGAGCTTGGCCGGCTTGTCGAGCACCGAATTGCTCACGCCCAGCTTGCCGACGTCGTGCAGCAGGGCGCCCCGGCGCAGCCAGCGACGCCGCTCGGGGGCCATGCCCAGGTCGGCCGCGATGGCCTCCACGTAGTCGGCCACCCGCGCGCTGTGGCCGCTGGTGAACGGGCTCTTGCTGTCGACCACCTGGCCGAAGGCCTCGGCGATGTCGTCGAGGTAGTCCTCGTCGAGCACCACGCGGCCCGACCCGGGCTCCATCGCGAAGACCATCGCCTCGACGCCCGGGGAGGCCAGGTGGCGCCAGAACGCCGGGTCCAGCGCGACGCGCTCGAAGGCCTTGACCAGCGCCGGATCGAACCAGCCGCCGGCGCGCCGCCGGGCTTCCTGCAGGGCGGCATCGGCGTTGCCGGCGGTGTGGAAGACGTCGATCACCTGCGACAGCAGCGCGATGCGCGCGTGCAGCGGGATGCGTTCGCCGGCCAGGCGCTGCGGCCGGCCGCCCCCGTCCCAGTGCTCGTCGAGGCTGGCGATGCCCTCGGCCACGGTTTCCCCGAAGCGCAGCTGGCGCGCGATGTCGGCGCCGCGCGTGCAGCGCGTCTGGATCAGCTCGTCGGCGATCTGCGGCCCGTTGCGCATGATGTTGACGATGCCGCGCAACCGGTCGGACAGCCCGGCCTTCAGCCCGGTGTGGCTGAAGACGAAGCTCAGCATCTGCGGCAGGCTGTCGCCCACGGCCTTGAAGTCGCGCTTGAAGCTCAGGTCGTCGGTCATGTAGAGCTCGCAGATGCGCGCGGCGTTGCTGCTGCAGCCCAGGTCCTTGAGCAGGATCGTGTAGTAGAGGTCGCGCAGCGTCGCCTCGTCCAGCCCGAGCTGGCGGCCGATGTGCATGCCGATCCAGCAGGCGCGCACGCAGTGGCCGCGCGGCTGGCCCTCCGTGATGTCCAGCGCGTGGCTGAGCGAGCCGATGAGTTCGGACAGGCGCAGGCCGGCGACGGCCGGGCCCGGGATCGGCGCCGCGTTCTGGTAGTGGGATGGCTTCATGGAAGGCTTATCGGCAGGTTCGGCGCGCGACTTGAAGCGGCCGACGGCGTTGAATGCCAAAACCTGCACGGCGCAGCCGGCCGTCGCACCGGCCGGACCCGGCGGTTCAGGCGCCCGGCGGTGTCTCGAGCCAGCGCACCAGCGTGCGCAAGGCGTGCCGCACGGTGGCCCGGCGCACGGCGGCGCGGTCGCCCTCGAAGCGGCGGCGCTCGGTGCGCACCTCGCCGTCGAGCGCCCAGCCGAACCACACCGTGCCAACGGGCTTGTCGGCCGACCCGCCCGTGGGGCCGGCGACACCGGTCACGGCCACCGCGACCCGGGCCCGCGAGCGCGCGACGGCGCCCGCGGCCATGGCCCGCGCCACCGGCTCGCTGACGGCGCCGTGCGCGGCGATCGAGGCCGCGTCGACGCCCAGCATGTCGTGCTTGGCTTCGTTGGAGTAGGTGACGAAGCCGCGGTCGAACCAGGCGCTGGAGCCGGCCAGGTCGGTGCAGGCGCCGGCGATCAGGCCGCCGGTGCAGCTCTCGGCGGTCGCCAGCAGGCGGCCGTCGCGCCGCAGCGCCGCGGCCAGCCGCGCGGTCAGCGCCGCGAGGTCGTCGCCTTCATCGCCGTCGACGGCGTCGCGGCCGTGCGGGGTGTCGTCGTTCATCGGGGACTTCGTCGGATCGGGGGGAGGGAAGGACCGGGCCGGGCGCCGCCGCTCAGACGAAGGCACGCCACAGCGCGATGACGAACAGCGTGCAGAAGGCCGCCACCAGGTCGTCGAACAGGATGCCCAGGCCGGCCGCGCTCCAGCGCACCCGGCCGGTCGGGTCGGGCTTGAAGAGCGCGTCGGCCCAGCCCACCGGGCCGGGCTTGGCGGCGTCGAAGTAGCGGAACAGCGCGAAGGCGGCGATCTGGCCCCACAGCCCGGTCGGGGCGATCAGCCACAGCACGATCCAGAAGGCGACGATCTCGTCCCAGACGATGCTGCCGGGATCGGCCACGCCCATGTGGCGCGCGGTCACGGTGCAGGCCCACCAGCCCACCGGCAGCGCCGCCAGGATCACCCAGCCCAGCGTCGCGTCCGACCACCCGAGGCTCTGCATCGCCAGGAACGCCACCCAGCCCCACAGCGTGCCGATGGTGCCGGGCGCGCGGCGCGCGAGGCCCGAGCCGAAGCCCAGCGCGATCCAGTGCGCCGGGTGCGTCCGCATGAAGGCGAAGGTGGGGCGGGCTGTGGACGGCGCGGCGGGGACACGGTCGGGCAGGGCGTTCATGGGCGGGTGGGCGGATGGCGTCACGCGAAGTGGTCGAAGGCGGTGAAGCGCTGCGCGACCGGGGCGCCGGCGGCGTCGACGATGCGCAGGCCGGGCTCGGCGTCGATGCGGCCGATGCGCGCGACCGGCGTGTCGGCATCGCGCCCGGCGCGTTCGACGGCGGCGCGGGCGGCGGCCGGGGCGGTGAACACCAGCTCGTAGTCGTCGCCCCCGGAGAGCGCGCACAGGCGCAGCAGGTCGGTGTCCAGGCCCGCGTCGGCGCCCGGCGCGCCCAGCGCCACCCGCGCGGCGGCGGCGTCGGCGTCGAGCGTGGCGCCGACGCCGCTGGCCTCCAGGAGGTGGCGCAGGTCACCGACCAGGCCGTCGCTGACGTCGAGCGCCGCCGTGGCGACGCGGCGCAGGGCCAGCCCCAGCGCCACGCGCGGCGTGGGCGTCTCCATGCGCCGGCGCGCCAGCGCGAAGGCGGCCGCCGGCAGGTCCAGCGTGCCGCGGAACACCTCCAGCGCCAGCCGGGCGTCGCCCAGCGTGCCGCTGACCCAGACGTCGTCCCCCGCGCGCGCGCCCGAGCGCAGCAGCGCCGCGCCGGGCGGCACCTCGCCGAAGACGGTGATGCAGACATTGAGCGGGCCGCGCGTGGTGTCGCCGCCGACCAGTTCGCAGCCGTGCGCGTCGGCCAGGGCGAAGAGGCCGCGCGAGAAGCCCTCGAGCCAGTCCTCGTCGACCGCCGGCAGCGCCAGCGCCAGGGTGAAGGCCAGCGGCCTCGCGCCGCAGGCGGCCAGGTCGCTCAGGTTGACCGCCAGCGCCTTGTGGCCCAGGCGCGCCGGCGCGACGGTCGACAGGAAGTGACGCCCCTCCACCAGCATGTCCGAGGAGACCGCCAGCTGCATCCCCGGCGCCGGCGCCAGCAGGGCGCAGTCGTCGCCCACGCCCAGGGGCGAGCGCGTGGCGGGGCGCCTGAAGTAGCGCGCGATGAGGCCGAACTCGCCCAGCGCGCCCGTCATGCGCCGCCTCCGCGAAAGCGCAGCGCCGCCTGGCGCACCACCTCCGGCAGCATCTTCTCGCGCGCCTGCCGCTCGCGCAGCCAGCGCGCGTCGTTGTGGCCGCGCTCGACGTCGGTGCGCAGGCTTGCGATGGCGCGCGTGGCGTTGAGCGCCTCGCTGTGCCATTCGAGCTCGGTCATGGTCATCAGGATGTGGTCGCGCAGCGGCATGTGGTCGCCGGTGGCCGGGTCGACGTAGACCGCGTCGAGCCCGAAGCGGCAGGCCTGGAAGCGGTTGTAGGTGTAGACGAGGTAGTCGTCCTCGGTCGGCACGAAGGGCTGTTCCTGCAGGAACCACGCGCCCAGCGACTGCACGTAGCCGGCCAGCGCGGCGGCGCGCTCCACCGTGAGCGGGGTGTCGAAGACGCGGATCTCGATGGTGCCGAACTCCGGCTTGGGCCGGATGTCCCAGTAGAAGTCCTTCATGCTGGTGACCACGCCGGTGCGGGTCATGCGCTCGAAGTAGTTGCCGAATTCGTCCCAGCTCAGGGTGAAGGGCGCGCGGCCCGACAGCGGGAAGGCGAACACCGAATTCAGCCGCGCCGAGTCGAACTGCGTGTCCTGCCCCTGCACGTAGGGGCTGGAGGCCGACAGCGCGATGAAGTGCGGGATGTAGCGGCTCATGCGGTGCAGCATCAGGAGCGCCGCGTCGGCGTCGGGGCAGCCGATGTGCACGTGCTGGCCGAAGATGGTGAACTGCTTGGAGAGGTAGCCGTAGAGCTCGGAGAGCTGGCGAAAGCGCGGCTTGTCGTAGATGCGCTGCTCGTGCCACTGCTGGAAGGCGTGCGTGCCACCGCCGAGCACGGCGATGTTGAGCCGGTCGGCGTTCCTGACCAGCGCGTCCCGGATGGGCGTGAGCTGGTCGATCACGTCCTGCGCCGAGTGGCACACGTCCGTCGAGATCTCGATCATGCTGGAGGTCATCTCCGGCACCACGCTGCCGGGCAGCGGCGTCTCGGCCATCAGGCGCAGCATGTCCTCTGCATAGGGCGCGAGGTCGTAGTCGTGCGTGTTGACCAGCTGCAGTTCCAGCTCCACGCCCAGCGACAGCGCGCGCGAGTCGTTGAAGGGTTCGAGCGCGACGGTGCGGTCGGCGCGCGCCGGCAGCGGGCGTGCCTGGGGGGAGTCCAGCGGCTGCGTGCTCATCGCCGGGTCTCCCGGTCGTCGTCGTCGGCCGCGAACGTCATGAAGGCCTCGGGTCGCCAGGGCCGCGAACTCTCGCCGCAGGCGTGGACCGCCACCGTCGCCAGCACCGCGCCGAGCATCTCCATCACCAGGATCGTCGGCAGCGCGATCTGCGTGATCATGGCGCCCAGCAGCGGCGAGGCGGTGGAGAAGTTCGACGCGATCAGCAGCGCGATCGAGGACAGCGGCGACATCGCGCAGCCGACCCAGAAGGCCTGCTTCCAGCTCGCGCCGCTGCCCGGATTGGCGATGGCGACGCCGGCGATCTTGGCCAGCGCGCGCACGCCGATGAGCGCCATCACCACGCCGGCGACCGGCACGCTCCAGTCGCCCTGCGCCGCGACGATGGACACCAGCA harbors:
- the lptB gene encoding LPS export ABC transporter ATP-binding protein, with translation MGARAARSDAGAPVSRLVARGLQKTYGSRKVVKDVSLQVQKGEVVGLLGPNGAGKTTSFYMIVGLVRADAGDISIDGQPIAHMPIHKRARMGLSYLPQEASIFRKLTVRENVRAVLELQEEPDARGRMAPLSKQRIDERLEELLGDLRVEHLRNSPALALSGGERRRVEIARALATQPRFILLDEPFAGIDPIAVIEIQRIVSFLKERGIGVLITDHNVRETLGICDHAFIISDGHVLAQGTPSEIVDNAEVRRVYLGEHFKM
- the rpoN gene encoding RNA polymerase factor sigma-54, whose product is MKQGLSLRVSQHLALTPQLQQSIRLLQLSTLELSQEVEQMLDENPFLERTIEEAAREEFGVDAADAPARRDDGDGDGPDAADAFLDGAAATASVSTTSAVTEGDAPGADATDSTAADAQPDWEGDGTVEMAPDDSEWGGDAPARNTSSSDDGERADAAELARSQESLAAFLHRQALSLRLGENDRAALAFLIESLDDDGYLEDSLPALASGLAGDDNDEFDGLVHHFQVALGLLQSLEPVGVGARDLGECLTIQLRALERPDETEAVAQVRRVAIAVCRQPMELLARRDFKRLATLVRSNEETVRAALQLVATLEPKPGRRFVDVERNIVVPDVIVTRTGRGTNVKFRVALNPDVMPRLRVHDIYAGALRQHKGEGSQALSQRLQEARWFIKNIQQRFDTILRVSNAIVERQKSFFIHGELAMRPLVLREIADELGLHESTISRVTTAKYMATPYGTVELKYFFGSALGTETGGNASSTAVRALIRQFVGSEDIGKPLSDSQISEMLKEQGIECARRTVAKYREALRIAPANLRKAL
- a CDS encoding THUMP domain-containing protein, which encodes MNQLRLFLPCAAGVEDFLAREVHHLTGLAGDDLMSSRGGVFVRGSWRDAMELNLHSRLAQRVLVELAHGDYRSENDLYAIAGGVAWEIWFTPRQTFKIETTAQHSPLTSLNFATLRIKDAIADRFRAKAGGVRPSIETQWPDCRVFAHLTTDTCTLYIDTSGEPLFKRGWRQDKGDAPLKETLAAAMLAASGWWDPETGAVSAAPLYDPCCGSGTIAIEAAQIALGLAAGGQRRFGFEKLLPFQAHVWAALKDEAERSAATAAASAATVPPAIFGSDVSHRMVDFAQRNAERAGVAASIDFRGGDALQRMPPAEGGVIMLNPPYGERIEVGGVAARGARGGPARMQRDDGFDGEAPAPRAAGREQAQTEDGGEFFAQLASHWKKHYAGWTAWMLTPDLQCPKRMRLKESRRVPMWNGPIECRLFRFDMVAGSARTPRGPD
- a CDS encoding putative toxin-antitoxin system toxin component, PIN family, which translates into the protein MDAGAADAPAAPVVIDTNIALDLLVFDDPCWAGLRAALAAGGLRWIASPPMRVELARVLGYPLIARRLARDARAPQAVLAAFDAAAHLVHAVPARAPFVCKDTDDQMFIDLAVAHRARLLSKDGAVLSMRKRLATLGVAVAPAFG